One window of the Runella slithyformis DSM 19594 genome contains the following:
- the rpsG gene encoding 30S ribosomal protein S7 — MRKAKPKKRYLLPDPKYRDVMVTKFVNNLMLQGKKSTAYDIFYGALEIAEKRLNESGLEIWRKALNNVMPAVEVKSRRVGGANFQVPTEVRPDRKIALGMKWMIKYARLRGEKTMRDRLAAEIIAASKGEGASVKKKDDTHRMAEANKAFSHFRF, encoded by the coding sequence ATGAGAAAGGCAAAACCGAAAAAAAGATACCTATTACCTGATCCTAAATACAGGGACGTAATGGTAACCAAGTTTGTAAACAACCTGATGTTGCAGGGCAAAAAAAGCACCGCTTATGATATTTTCTACGGTGCGTTGGAAATTGCCGAAAAACGCCTTAACGAAAGCGGTCTTGAGATCTGGCGCAAAGCGTTGAACAACGTAATGCCTGCCGTAGAAGTAAAGAGCCGTCGTGTTGGTGGTGCCAACTTCCAGGTTCCTACTGAAGTTCGTCCTGATCGTAAAATCGCGTTGGGCATGAAATGGATGATCAAATACGCTCGTCTGCGCGGTGAAAAAACCATGCGTGACCGTTTGGCGGCTGAGATCATCGCGGCTTCAAAAGGTGAAGGTGCCTCCGTAAAGAAGAAAGACGATACGCACCGTATGGCTGAAGCCAACAAGGCGTTCTCTCACTTCCGTTTCTAG
- the rpsL gene encoding 30S ribosomal protein S12, translating to MPTISQLVRKGREQMTWKSKSPALDSCPQRRGVCTRVYTTTPKKPNSALRKVARVRLSNMKEVNAYIPGEGHNLQEHSIVLVRGGRVKDLPGVRYHVVRGALDTAGVNGRKQSRSLYGAKRPKPGQVVPAGKGAPAKKKK from the coding sequence ATGCCAACTATTTCACAGTTAGTACGCAAAGGACGTGAACAAATGACGTGGAAATCTAAGTCTCCGGCCTTAGATTCGTGCCCACAACGTCGCGGTGTATGCACGCGTGTATACACAACGACCCCGAAGAAGCCCAACTCGGCTTTGCGCAAAGTAGCGCGTGTACGTTTATCAAACATGAAGGAAGTCAACGCTTACATTCCGGGCGAAGGACACAACCTGCAGGAGCACTCCATCGTATTGGTGCGCGGCGGTCGTGTAAAAGACCTTCCGGGTGTGCGTTATCACGTAGTTCGCGGTGCGCTTGATACTGCCGGTGTAAACGGCCGTAAGCAAAGCCGCTCACTTTACGGAGCAAAACGTCCGAAACCGGGTCAGGTAGTACCGGCAGGAAAAGGCGCTCCGGCTAAGAAGAAGAAGTAA
- a CDS encoding rhodanese-like domain-containing protein translates to MKSFLLSFVLVVAISGISGAYAQTNLDTKAFVQKYKETPKAQLLDVRTPGEWSAGKIESSKCVNFMEADFKQQVEKLDKSKPVFVYCAAGGRSTKASKILKEAGFKEVYNLQGAGYADLAKEGIK, encoded by the coding sequence ATGAAATCTTTTTTGTTATCATTCGTATTGGTCGTCGCCATCAGTGGAATCAGCGGGGCGTATGCCCAAACCAATCTTGACACCAAGGCATTTGTTCAAAAATACAAAGAAACCCCCAAGGCTCAATTGCTGGATGTACGCACGCCCGGTGAATGGAGCGCCGGTAAAATCGAATCCTCCAAGTGTGTCAATTTTATGGAGGCCGATTTTAAGCAGCAGGTAGAGAAGCTGGACAAATCCAAACCGGTATTTGTGTATTGCGCCGCCGGCGGTCGGAGCACCAAAGCCTCAAAGATCTTAAAAGAGGCAGGTTTTAAAGAAGTGTATAACCTTCAGGGTGCCGGCTACGCCGATTTGGCCAAAGAGGGTATAAAATAA
- a CDS encoding sulfite exporter TauE/SafE family protein, with product MEIAGFIGAFLMGLSLGLVGSGGSILTVPILVYLFSIDALAATTYSLFIVGITSMVGATVRAGAGNIHWPATLIFGLPSLVSVYLTRSFILPVIPSVIVHQGNFILTKSLFLLLLFAVLMLLASFSMIRERHEHPEDENTPANGSYDPFPLFIKGISVGGITGILGAGGGFLIIPALVLMANLPMNKAVGTSLIIITANSFMGFWRDYHLHELIDWRFLVYFSTIAITGILTGSSLAHKISGEKLKPIFGYFILLMGAFILFKELFLR from the coding sequence ATGGAAATCGCAGGATTTATCGGGGCCTTTTTAATGGGACTGTCGCTGGGCCTTGTAGGCAGCGGAGGTTCCATTCTCACCGTGCCTATTTTAGTTTATTTATTTTCCATCGATGCCCTCGCTGCCACCACCTACTCCCTTTTTATTGTAGGTATCACAAGCATGGTAGGCGCCACGGTTCGCGCGGGAGCGGGCAATATTCACTGGCCTGCCACCCTGATCTTTGGTCTGCCGTCTTTAGTAAGCGTGTATCTGACCCGCTCTTTTATCCTTCCCGTGATTCCGTCCGTGATTGTTCACCAAGGCAATTTTATACTCACGAAATCACTCTTTTTATTGCTTCTCTTTGCGGTACTGATGCTGCTTGCATCTTTCTCCATGATCCGCGAACGGCACGAGCATCCGGAGGATGAAAATACACCCGCCAATGGTTCTTACGATCCGTTTCCGTTGTTTATCAAAGGTATTTCAGTAGGCGGCATAACGGGTATTTTGGGCGCGGGCGGCGGTTTTCTCATCATTCCGGCACTGGTACTGATGGCCAATCTGCCCATGAACAAAGCCGTAGGAACCTCATTAATCATCATTACGGCCAATTCATTTATGGGTTTTTGGCGGGACTATCACCTCCATGAACTCATCGACTGGCGCTTTCTCGTCTATTTTTCCACCATTGCCATTACCGGCATTCTGACGGGCAGCTCCCTTGCGCACAAGATCAGCGGCGAGAAGCTTAAACCTATTTTTGGTTATTTTATTCTTCTCATGGGTGCATTCATTCTTTTTAAAGAACTATTTTTGAGGTAA
- a CDS encoding response regulator: protein MKKIQVLLVDDHTIVRNGLRSILENTDDIEVIGEASNGEEALEKIPLLKPHILLVDISMPGISGIELVKKVTKQWIGIRPIILSMHNDDAYILKSVEAGAYGYLLKDATRDEIMTALHSVKNGGKYFNASVAGVIASGYLSHVQKIEKATESRKTLLSKKEREVLRLLVEGMSSRQIADQLDLSVRTVDNHRANMMRRLQVHNAAELVKLALEEKLL from the coding sequence ATGAAGAAAATCCAAGTACTGCTCGTAGACGACCACACCATTGTTCGAAATGGCCTGCGGTCTATTTTAGAAAATACCGACGACATCGAAGTCATCGGCGAAGCTTCCAACGGCGAAGAAGCCCTCGAAAAAATCCCTTTGCTCAAACCCCATATCCTGCTGGTTGATATTTCAATGCCCGGTATTTCAGGCATTGAGTTGGTAAAAAAGGTCACAAAACAATGGATTGGAATCCGCCCCATCATTCTTTCCATGCACAATGACGACGCGTACATTCTTAAATCTGTTGAAGCCGGTGCCTATGGCTACTTATTGAAAGATGCCACCCGCGACGAAATCATGACGGCCCTTCATTCCGTTAAAAATGGCGGCAAGTACTTCAACGCATCGGTAGCCGGTGTCATTGCAAGCGGCTATCTCTCTCATGTACAGAAAATCGAGAAAGCAACCGAATCGCGTAAAACGCTTCTGTCTAAAAAAGAACGGGAAGTTTTGCGCCTGTTGGTCGAAGGAATGAGCAGTCGCCAAATCGCTGACCAATTGGATTTGAGTGTCCGAACGGTTGACAATCACCGCGCCAACATGATGCGCCGCCTACAGGTACACAACGCCGCCGAACTCGTCAAATTGGCTTTGGAAGAAAAATTACTTTAA
- a CDS encoding ATP-binding protein has translation MPLRIPKRFTRLYITALSLVAFLTILGQILVQNTLNDGLNDSWLVNFAGRQRFLSQVIAKNALLFTQRPDSAAQNTQLKEFKEVLTDWESHHDQLRTGNLRDISATYVNSDTVKTMFLEIEPHFQAIRQNAHLILQWMEKPGDSLAVNASVRTIFAHELAFLHKMNQIVFRYDKEAKEKVTRLRRIELWLMALTLVILLLEGVFIFRPAVRKLRETIVQLMDAREQTMTANRELQGAYQQLRHTQAQLLEATQMRHQQEIKEHKIRASALLQGQEEERKRLSKEMHDGVGQMLTGLKLIAENFGGTNDWNPRDLRNMQDLRTVIGQTIQEVRTISHNLMPTVLNDFGIDLALKQLVDSTARNTNAHITFTSNLKEKRLDRNVEIGLYRIAQEAINNAVKHAEATQISLEVSLINKRIALRIKDNGKGFNVTGKKSKANVSPTNGLRNLHERAHLLDGTLKINSAIGRGTEIIAQIPHS, from the coding sequence ATGCCCTTACGCATTCCCAAAAGGTTTACCCGACTGTACATTACGGCATTATCATTGGTCGCATTTCTGACGATCTTGGGGCAAATTTTGGTCCAGAATACGCTTAATGATGGGTTGAATGACTCTTGGCTGGTCAATTTTGCAGGGCGGCAACGTTTTCTGAGTCAAGTGATTGCCAAGAACGCCCTGCTTTTTACCCAACGTCCCGACTCGGCAGCGCAAAACACTCAACTGAAAGAATTTAAGGAGGTATTGACCGATTGGGAAAGTCATCATGATCAGCTGCGCACGGGCAATTTGCGGGACATTTCCGCCACCTATGTCAACAGCGATACCGTCAAGACCATGTTTTTGGAGATAGAGCCGCATTTTCAGGCCATTCGTCAAAACGCCCATTTGATTCTGCAATGGATGGAAAAACCGGGAGATTCGTTGGCGGTCAATGCTTCTGTGCGTACTATATTTGCGCATGAATTGGCTTTTTTGCACAAAATGAATCAAATCGTATTTCGGTATGATAAAGAGGCCAAAGAAAAAGTAACCCGCTTACGTCGTATTGAACTATGGCTAATGGCTTTAACGTTGGTTATATTACTCTTGGAAGGAGTGTTTATTTTTCGCCCTGCGGTGAGAAAATTACGCGAAACCATTGTTCAATTAATGGATGCTCGTGAACAAACAATGACTGCCAACCGAGAGCTTCAAGGGGCGTATCAACAACTTCGTCATACACAGGCTCAATTATTGGAAGCCACACAGATGCGTCATCAACAGGAAATCAAGGAGCACAAAATTCGCGCTTCGGCATTGTTGCAGGGTCAGGAAGAAGAGCGCAAACGGCTTTCGAAAGAAATGCACGACGGCGTAGGGCAAATGCTTACCGGACTGAAACTTATCGCCGAAAATTTTGGAGGAACCAACGACTGGAATCCGCGAGACCTGCGAAATATGCAGGATCTACGCACCGTGATCGGACAGACGATTCAGGAAGTACGCACCATCTCACACAACTTGATGCCAACCGTTCTTAACGATTTCGGCATTGATCTGGCCCTGAAGCAATTGGTGGATTCGACCGCCCGCAATACGAATGCCCACATCACTTTTACCTCCAACCTGAAAGAGAAGCGGCTGGACCGAAATGTCGAGATAGGCTTATACCGAATTGCGCAGGAAGCCATCAATAATGCCGTAAAGCACGCCGAGGCTACCCAAATTAGTTTAGAAGTTTCACTCATCAATAAAAGAATAGCGTTGCGAATTAAAGATAACGGCAAAGGATTCAATGTGACCGGCAAAAAATCAAAAGCTAACGTCTCTCCTACCAATGGCTTACGTAACCTTCACGAAAGGGCGCATCTGCTGGACGGCACCCTGAAAATCAACTCGGCTATTGGACGCGGCACCGAAATCATTGCACAAATACCTCACTCATAA
- the nirD gene encoding nitrite reductase small subunit NirD: MTTQPTNWIKAAPVSAFPENGGACIKYNDQQIAVFHFKQLDKWYATDNECPHKHQMILSRGMLGDQRGHPKVACPFHKKTFSLETGLNLQGEDYCINVYPVKVEDGFVYIGI; this comes from the coding sequence ATGACCACTCAACCTACCAACTGGATTAAAGCCGCGCCCGTCTCGGCATTTCCCGAAAACGGCGGCGCATGTATCAAATACAATGATCAACAAATTGCCGTCTTTCATTTTAAACAACTCGACAAATGGTACGCCACCGACAATGAATGTCCACATAAACACCAGATGATCTTAAGCCGGGGTATGCTCGGCGACCAACGGGGACATCCTAAAGTGGCCTGTCCTTTTCATAAAAAAACGTTCTCGCTCGAAACCGGCCTCAACCTTCAGGGCGAAGACTATTGCATCAATGTATATCCCGTCAAGGTAGAAGACGGATTTGTGTATATTGGAATTTAA